A genomic segment from Glycine soja cultivar W05 chromosome 20, ASM419377v2, whole genome shotgun sequence encodes:
- the LOC114402881 gene encoding patatin-like protein 6, giving the protein MDCSNELEMQEPSIETDKLSYEIFSILESKFLFGYDDPKLWFPKQIPTKPESQTPAATAAVNGVSSVKNQRGKICILAIDGGGMRGILAGKALAYLEAALKKKSGDQSATIADYFDVAAGAGVGGIFTAMLFATKDHHRPLFSADDTWRFLAEKGNKFYRAGGGASNRGFLKKILSGGDSGSVSSATAGLEKAVKEAFTAEKGGSLTLKDTIKPVLIPCYDLSSTAPFLFSRADALETDSFDFRLWEVCRATSAGPGLFEPVQMRSVDGQTKCVAVDGGLAMSNPTGAAITHVLHNKQEFPFVRGVEDLLVLSLGTGQLLEVSYDFDRVKRWKAKDWARPMALISGDGSSDLVDQAVAMAFGQCRSTNYVRIQANGSSMGRCGPNVDTDSSPGNVKMLIGIAEEMLKQENVESVLFGGKRIGEQSNFEKLDWFAGELVQEHQRRSCRIAPTVAFKQANPKAT; this is encoded by the exons atggaTTGTAGTAACGAGTTGGAAATGCAAGAACCGAGCATTGAGACGGATAAGCTTAGTTACGAAATCTTCTCCATTCTCGAAAGCAAGTTCCTCTTCGGCTACGACGATCCAAAGCTCTGGTTCCCCAAACAAATACCTACGAAGCCGGAATCTCAAACTCCGGCGGCTACCGCCGCCGTGAACGGCGTCTCCTCCGTCAAGAACCAGCGCGGCAAGATATGCATTCTTGCCATCGACGGCGGCGGCATGCGCGGGATTCTCGCCGGAAAAGCCCTCGCCTACCTGGAAGCCGCGCTTAAGAAGAAATCCGGCGACCAGAGCGCCACCATCGCCGACTACTTCGACGTGGCCGCCGGCGCCGGGGTCGGCGGCATCTTCACCGCGATGCTCTTCGCGACCAAGGACCACCACCGCCCGCTTTTCTCCGCCGACGATACGTGGCGGTTTCTCGCCGAGAAAGGAAACAAATTCTACCGCGCCGGCGGCGGCGCCAGCAACCGCGGGTTCCTGAAGAAAATATTGTCCGGCGGAGACTCCGGCTCGGTGTCGTCGGCGACGGCAGGTTTGGAGAAAGCGGTGAAGGAAGCGTTCACGGCGGAGAAGGGTGGGAGTTTGACTCTAAAGGACACTATAAAACCGGTTTTGATTCCGTGCTACGACTTATCGAGTACCGCGCCGTTTTTGTTCTCACGTGCGGACGCGTTGGAAACGGATAGCTTCGACTTCCGGTTGTGGGAGGTGTGTCGTGCGACCTCGGCCGGACCGGGTTTGTTCGAACCGGTCCAGATGCGGTCCGTGGACGGTCAGACGAAGTGCGTGGCCGTGGACGGAGGGTTAGCGATGAGTAACCCAACGGGCGCGGCAATCACGCACGTGCTGCATAACAAGCAAGAGTTTCCGTTCGTTCGAGGCGTGGAGGACCTTCTTGTTCTGTCCCTCGGAACGGGTCAACTATTGGAGGTGAGTTACGACTTTGACCGAGTCAAACGCTGGAAGGCCAAGGATTGGGCCCGGCCCATGGCCCTCATTTCCGGCGACGGCTCCTCCGACCTCGTCGACCAGGCCGTCGCCATGGCCTTTGGTCAGTGCCGCAGCACCAATTATGTCCGCATTCag GCAAATGGGTCAAGTATGGGGCGATGTGGACCCAATGTGGATACAGATTCAAGTCCCGGCAATGTGAAGATGCTGATAGGAATAGCAGAGGAGATGTTGAAGCAGGAGAATGTAGAGTCTGTTCTGTTTGGAGGAAAGAGAATTGGGGAGCAGAGTAACTTCGAGAAACTTGACTGGTTTGCTGGAGAACTTGTTCAGGAGCATCAGAGGAGGAGCTGCAGAATAGCTCCCACTGTTGCTTTCAAGCAAGCTAACCCAAAAGCGACTTAG